A single window of Gammaproteobacteria bacterium DNA harbors:
- a CDS encoding chemotaxis protein CheW encodes MSLYLLSIHQGERYLIPTADVIEVAPYVKPREIAGTPDYIVGMIDYRGETLPLVDICFLLSGVPCRVVLCSRILIGKINSPGGEVVTVGWLFDGVTETLRIDEAQFKEPPLHLDRVPYLGDVATDEKGIMQRMVVQQILPEEAYAILFAPAD; translated from the coding sequence ATGTCACTCTACCTACTCTCGATCCACCAAGGGGAGCGTTATTTAATTCCTACCGCAGATGTTATCGAGGTGGCACCTTACGTTAAACCACGCGAGATTGCCGGTACGCCAGATTATATTGTAGGGATGATCGATTATCGGGGCGAAACACTTCCACTGGTTGATATCTGCTTTTTGTTGAGTGGCGTGCCTTGTAGAGTTGTACTGTGTAGCCGTATTTTGATTGGTAAAATTAACTCACCTGGCGGAGAGGTCGTCACCGTTGGTTGGCTGTTTGATGGTGTCACAGAAACATTGCGTATTGATGAGGCGCAGTTTAAAGAGCCCCCTCTACACCTGGATCGAGTGCCTTATCTGGGTGATGTGGCGACGGATGAAAAAGGCATCATGCAGCGCATGGTTGTTCAGCAGATCTTACCAGAAGAAGCCTATGCCATTTTGTTTGCTCCCGCTGATTAA